GCAGAGCAGATAGCTCGGATTGTAGTTCCTCTGGCAACTCCGATACCATTTCCCATAGGCGATTGAGTTCGCCAATAGAAGTGTATTCGTCAACCGTAAAGGGTAACTCATAATCGTGAATGGCGTATTCCTCGTATTCATCATTCAAGCCGATTTTCTCTTTGACTTCTTCAAAATCAATGGGAAAGGTAAACCAAGCACCGACTAATTCTCCTTCATTGTATTTACCTAAGTTGGCAATATAGACTTGCATATCGTCCATGTGTTCACGTCCTTTCTTTGTAGAGATTCAAAAATCCCTACCGCACTTCGTTTGGTGTACCATTCTTTTGCGGAACATAAGAAAACCACTTATATTCCACAAAATAACGGTTTAATTTAAGCACCGATAATGCGATTAAATAGCTCTAATAAAATGTCTTTTACTCCAGCAGCGTTGAAC
The DNA window shown above is from Megasphaera vaginalis (ex Bordigoni et al. 2020) and carries:
- a CDS encoding antirestriction protein ArdA translates to MDDMQVYIANLGKYNEGELVGAWFTFPIDFEEVKEKIGLNDEYEEYAIHDYELPFTVDEYTSIGELNRLWEMVSELPEELQSELSALLTHFSSIEELSEHQEDIIIHSDCDDMADVARYYIEETGVLGEVPTSLQNYIDYESYGRDLEISGTFITTNYGIFEIVY